A segment of the Triticum urartu cultivar G1812 chromosome 1, Tu2.1, whole genome shotgun sequence genome:
TGATTCAACTTCTACCAAGTCACATTAATATTTAACATCGTGAGCTTGAGAAAGTTCATGTGGATGGAAATATCAAAACAGTCCATCCAGATATGACCTGAGAAACTGGCACCAGCTGATGGTTGCTGTCAATCAGTTGGCAGGAGTTTTATCAGGAAAGAATGCAAGCGAAGACAAGGAAGTGGAGTTGGGTAGCTGCGAGAGGAGATGAGAAGAGGGATAAGACTGGACCCACTTAGGGCTTGTTCGGTTTGATGGGAATTGAGGAGGATTAAATCCCTGCAAGTCAAAATCCACCGCCACCCTGTCTAATCCTCTCCAATCCACTTGGCAAGAGGATTAATCGAACAAGGCCTCAAGGGTAAGCTAGAGTTTCACACACGGCATCATAACTACAAGAACAAATTTTGGTGGCAAGTGTAGTTCAAAAGAAGTGAGACATCTACAAAAGCAGATTTGTGTGCGCAACCCATACTGCATGCAGCACTTCCAAGTTTTTTTAAGGAAAATGTAAAAAAAATCTTGGATGAAGGCCATGCTTATGCTGTATCTCGTTCACCTGCAAAACTTTCAAAAGAATATGCCCATTTATGTCTCATGAACCTGCAAAACTTCACAATAATATGACCCTTTGTGTCTCATGTACAAAAAAAAAAACAAGAGTGACTAGTATCAAATACTATTCACTTATATCTTGTACGTATTTGTTTTGTAGTGGGTATAAATAGTAatctttttaaaaaaaattggaaGTGCATGCATTGGATGAAAAAATCCGAGTGCATAAGACAGCGCATAACCAACATTActgtttttaaaaaaaaattggaAGTGCGACATGCATGGGTTTCCAGTGCAACCCACTGTGCTTTCGAATTATCTGCCATCTAGTTGCTATATACACACAGTTGTGCAGAGAACTAAATACTACACATATGTGTGATTCCACACCAACAACTCCCAAGGTTTTTGAAACTCGCTCATAATTGGTCAACAAGACTAGTTATGGGGTTGATATATTGCGCATTGTTTGAGACTCAAGGGTCCAACAGTCTAGGTCCCCAGCCTCCTACCTACCACAACTACCTCGATAGTCCTAACAATAATAGACATATTCAGTATACGAAACCATAAAAAGGGTCAATGGGTCAAACCAAACATTAAGTCATTAACTACTAACCAATAACATAGCACGCCAAAACGATTAGACAACTCACAACATTACAAGTATAATGTTCTGGAAGTGTTTGACAGATACCGATGCGAGAGAGATTTTCAGACTAGTAGGAGAAGCCTTCCGCAATGACTGGATTGCAGCAGTAACCAATTTATCGGCCACACTTGGAGCTTCTTGTTCCTGACATGATAGATACCAAATTTAGCAGGTCAAAACACATAGGCCCATAGAAAGTCACAACTAACTCCATCAAAACTCACAAGAGCGGATATGATTTCTTCGACTGTTCTTTTGGAGAAGCATCTGTTGATGATTTCCATCCTTGGAGCACAAAAGAAAAAAGGGAAGTAACACAGAGGAATCAGGACATAATTGATCGAAACATCAATGGATCATGCAGCTCATAGTAAAAACAGCTATCTGAGAAACCAGAAGCATTTCTTAAAGTAGATAGATGGCCTTAATTACGTGCAAACATGGACTTCAGCCACTATCTAACATGGGCCTTAGGACCAAATTAGAACACGATGACAACAGCAAGTTTAAATGATCGATCCAGGTTATTCATGCTTTGCCGTCTTTACATCAATTGGATCAGAATGTTAATAAATATCATGGGCAGGCAAGCTAACAGATTACGTATAGCTAGTAAAGCTCGAAGTAATTTTGTGTGAGAATTTTCATGACATGTTAGCATCAAAGATGTCAAGGTCTCAAGGATATCTCATGCATGTAAGGGACAGCGCAGGAGTAGAACTTATCTTTTTTTCATGAATAGTATAAACTACAGATACACATCAATGTAAACTCCACATGCATTAAAGGGATAATGTCAACACAATCGCCTTCTTACCTATTCATAGCACTACTTCCTTTCACAGATGGCTGTTGTGAAAATTGATCAATAATTCCACATATAGCAAATGGATCAGAAGTATCCACCTTTTTAAGTGATTCTTCAAGCAGTGGCATCCTCTGAAAAAATATACTAGGAATTATAGAGCAATGCTGACACACACATAACGTACTAGATGTAGGTCAACTGACAAGAACTTGCAGATGTTAGATCAACAAGATTAGCAAAGCATGCACGTTGCATTGCTCAAGTTTCCAAGGACGTAAGTAACGATCACATTGATATGCATTGAGGATCAAACTTAAATCATCAGCAAACCTACGTTCAAAGGGACAAAATGAGTTGCCAGGCCACATGCAAGCATTTCTGCACCATCCAATCTTGCACCAGTAAGGCCAACATACTCTCCTGAAGAAAGACGTCACTAACGATTTAGTCAAAACAATCTCCCAAGATAGTTCTGCAATCAATTATCTGACAATTGATCCCTACCATGAAATTAAATAGACATTCAGAACTTTGGCTACATATATTTCCACAACCATGCACATGAAGATTTAAATTTATTTTTTTACAAGATAAACTGATTAATTTTtcaaaacttccatgatgaagtGATAATGCTCCCATTGCCACCTGAAGCATGTGTTTTTTCATAATTCAACAAGGTAATTCATAAGGAACGCCATTGATCACAATCAAATAAGCACATGATTCACATCAAAATTGTTAAGGGAGCGTCCAAGGATACACAACTGTCTATGGATGTGAATAATATCCAAAATCTCTCGACAGAGTTAGCTCAAGGGCAACCTACCGAAATTACTAAGCAAGGTAAAGATAAATCAATACAACAGTACATAAACATATAGTTAGTGCAGAGCAAACTGGCATTGTTATGTGTGAAATTCATTTGAATAACGAAGGTGGGAGAAAAAAAAGGTCACCATAGAACCCAGGTAGTCTAGAAAGAAAATAAGAAGCCCCTATATCTGGAAAGAGTCCCAGTGCTGTTTCTGGCATTGCAAAAACCTGCATAGAAATTCAAAATAGATGAACACGAAATTTTGCTACATGCAAGCATGCTGGCTATCTATAAAAGGGCATCAATCTACCACATACCCCAACTAAGTATAACTGTATAAGAATTACTAGCATAGACAGAGCCCACATAAATGTGTTATTGGTTGGCTGAGAAAAAGTACACATTATGGGAAGCATTTGGTCATGAATTAATTATTTTGATTAAGTACTTACTTTGGGCCAACATGGAGTATAACCTCTATAACTGAATTTCTGACATCATCATGGTGCAATACCAGCATTAGTAAACAAGTATAGCATATGAGTGTGAATGCATAAAGTGCTTCATAATTTTTTTAAGGAGTGACTTAAATAAGATAACATGCCATCATTGCACAGTTAAAAACTGGATAGCGTGTGTGAGAACCCCAAACAAGCAGATGTTAAGTTACCTCATGATAAATAAACATTCTGTGTACTCCAACTACAACCCCAATTAAATTATATAGCTATATAAGCAACGCAGGAAGCAAAAGGCCATTTGAGTATGCTTCATAGAATATACCGTGTTCCCTGTGGCAACCCGAAACCTTCCATGTATAGAAACACCAGCACCTCCACCCATGACAATTCCAGTAAGTAGAGAAACCTACAATTGAATGATGTAGCATTTAGTAGTGCGCAACAGCGACAAAACAATTATATGGAGAATGAATTTCAAAGGATGCAGCTCACCTGTGGTTTGCTATAAGTTGCAATGATATAGTTTAACAAAAATTCAGTATGGAAAAAATCAGCACCATATTTCCAGGTATCTGATTTCAGAGAACATACAATGAAGTTAATAAAATGCCTTCAGTAATGATAAATATAAAGGCTAAATGCTAATGTCTGAAGTCGAGTTGGACAAATAAAGATGACAGAAGTCAAAGGAAAACATGCTGAAGCAATCAGCTTTAGGTAATCATTGACGCCTTAAGTAATTAGTACCATTATTTATAGATTGGGCGACTTCAGCAACATCACCTCCAGCACAAAATGCTCTTCCTTTCCCCTGAAAAAAATGAGGGTTGAATCGCATGACACATGGGTTACAGGGTAAGTTAAAGTAGGAAGGAACATACAGAGACAACTATACCAATCTAAAAGAACTAACATAATGATAGCATGAAATGAAAAACAAAATGAGGTCAAACAACAATAGCAAGAGAAAAATAAAGAACGCCCAGAATATTAAATGTGAAATTGTTACAACAAGCCAATAATTCATACACTTGAATTCAGCAAGGAGTACGAATGGTAAAAACGAGTGCAATGCTCAGCAACAAATATCACGGAACACCATAATTGTGTTTTCCCTAAAATCAAGCAATTAAAAACAGCAAGGAGTAATATGCTCCAAACCAGACTAAGTACAGAAAACATTACTTACTGCACGGTTTCGGGAAAATTGATTGGGTAACTGATGTCCACTGTTACTGCTTTGTTGCTCAGTAATTTCTATTTCCAGTTACGTGTTAATATACAGCATCCAAATATTCGAAGGGTAACCCAGATTACAGGACCAGAAAACAAGACACACACAGGCATGCAGTGCTATCAATTGACATACATAGGCTATACTTAAGAAGTCGGTCAAATATTAAACGACAAAAAGCATGCAGTGCTATTTAATATTTATTACCTTGACAATCAACAGTTTAACTGTGTTTTCTTCCTCATAAGAAGTGAAACATTTCAGAAGTCCTGTAACCTGGAAGATGAAACCAAAAGATCTCCCCTCAGCCATACTGAAAGCAGTTGTGGCTACTATTGCCGTATGATCCAGTACTAGTAGAACTCTTCTTGAATCTCTCTTGCAGACATACCATTGCAGAGGAGAGAGCATTTAACTGCTTTGGCCTATTCAAAACCAATGTCCGTGTAGAGCCATTTGCTTCCACCAGTACCTGGAAAAGGAGGGCAAAGAAAAGGCTCGTTATTTTCTGGAGAATTGAATCGGAGGAACTTACAGATGAAATTTATCCGAAAGAAGGGAATACATCTGACAATAGGATTAATTATTATAAGGAACAACACAGCATAGTTTGGCCGCAAAAACATTTGAAACCTATATTGAGAATTCTAGAACCATACACCCTGAAGGATGATACAAAAACAGAGCCAAACCCACTCATGGTTGCTATAAAATAGTTTGGTGATAATGAAATAAGGTGCAGTCTTCACTCTCAATTCTGAGTTTCTGACCAATCATTCACTAGACAAGAAAAACAACATCTCTTGACTTTTTTACTTAAATACAGACCAGGAACACCAAAATAGTCAAAACTAAAAAGTAGCGCTATTATTAAATTCGGGCATTTTATTATAGTCTCCGCACAATCTGTAATCAATCTATCTAACGAGCCATTTCTCTGGTCATCTCTACACACTAGACATTACTCAAGCGAAAGGGGAAAACCCAATCCGATAGGAATCCGCCAGACTGCAGCTACAACAAACGAGCATGGCTAGCCTAATCTAACATTTGAACTGAAGCTAAGTTACCCGACCGGGCACAGACGAGTAAAGCGAGATGACCTGCATGCAATGGAATGGAGTGGCAGCAGTAAGAGCAAGTACATCAGTTTCCCTTAAATTTCTCCCCGTATATTTTGTAACCGGGACTCCCCTAAAATTTGTTAAACTCCAGAAGCTCCCCTAAAACATCTCCCATATATTCCATTCATCTATATTTTAATAATATCCTATCCTATAAGGCTATAACTACCATTTTAAACCTTTATAATTCGAACAGCTGGTTTTCCCATACGGCCATACCACATGTATCATTTTCTACATAATTCAAGCAATTATTTTGTTAATACAGCCGGGCATCCATACAACATATAATTCATAATTTCAAATGATTTAGAGACATAGCAGCAGCAGCACATTAATGAAAATAGCAGCATCAAGCATCTCTCTCTGTATATGCTAATAATATGCATTAGCAGCAGCAGCCCATCAATATATATAGCAGCAACGGACCACAAAAATTTATCTTCTACTCCCTCTGATTTCTCAGCCACATATACATAGCAGCAGCATCACCTAAGTCTCTCTCAGAGGCTAATTGGTTTGATGCCAAGATTTGGCATTGCCAATACTTGGCAAGCTAACAATTGGCAATATCAAAAATTGGCAACTTCTTGTGAGGTTGGCGAATAAAATTGCTAACCAACCAAGCACTAGCCAATATTTGGCATTTGCCAAATGTTGGCAATGCCAATTTTTTGCATCAAACCATCATGCTCTCAATTTCTCTCCTCTAATCTCTCTGATTCATCCCCATAGCAGCAGGTAGTCCAGCTACCCCTTCCCCACCTCACTCTTCTTCACCCAGCCGCTCAATGCCCCATCACCGTGGCCACAGCCCGCCGCCCAGCACAGTGCCCGCCGGGCCAAACGGGTCTTCTTCCTTTGTCCCGGCGAGCCGCAACTGCTCGACCCCGTTTCTACTTCCTTTATCCCGCACGGCCTCATGTCGCTGCCCGCTCCCACCCCGCGCCTCCCCCGCCTCCCAGCGCCAGGGCTCCTCGCTGCCTCCCCATCCGCCTTTCTTCGGCCCTCACCGCACCACCCCGTGGATCCACCGACTGGGCGGTGCCATCTGCGTATGTGCGTGTGTCTCCCCCAGGTCAAGCTTACTCTGTTTTGCTCGATCTGAGACAGGAAGGCGGGGTCGCGGTGGCGGGAGCGAGCTTCCGGAGGCAGCCGTTGGCATCGTATGGGCATGTGCGACCGAACGGATTGGGGACTGGGCGGCGagaggagtagtgggaaggaggaggaggcgacgGACCTGATCGGAATCGCCGGTCGCCGGCGAGGCCATGTCGTCAGCTGGTGGAGCGAAGCACCTGGAGCAGTGGAGCCTTTCGAGTTGGACTCGATGAGGAGACCCGAAGCCAAGCCGCGGCCAGGGGAAGGAGGGATGCACACCATCACACTACGGTTGGGTTGCCAGTTCCGTAACGGAAGAAGACTACTTCCACTGACTGGTGGGCCAGCCATCCATACCAACAAGGCAACGGCGAAGTACAGATGTTACGGAACTGGTGGGCCACACAATCGATACTGACTGGCCATACGACTGGCCGCGGCGGCCAGGGGAAGGAGAAGTGCACACCATGGCACTATCTTAGCAAAACAATGTCCGCGACTACTTCGGGAGTAAGACTCTTTATGTGTACATGCTATGAGTATTACTACATACTTCCTTCGTCCGATGAAAAATGTACATTTAGAAATTTTATGACAAATTATAAAGTTGAGTAAAAAATGCATTGGAAAGGTGCAAGCCATCATCTCTCTCCTCTTTAATTACCCATCCTCCAATGAGCTAAGTGCATGTAGAAATTAAGAAGACCATGTGTAGATTGCTATTGGTCTTGATTACCATGTAATGAGAGAGAAGTATTTTTTCTACTTTAAAGTGCATTGGGAAGATAGAAGTACACTCTTTTATGCACAAATTTTAAAGCTAGATGTACACTCTTCATCGGATGAAGGGAGTAGATGGTTAGAATTCGCAAGGGCAAGCAGG
Coding sequences within it:
- the LOC125511007 gene encoding 3-hydroxyisobutyryl-CoA hydrolase 1-like — translated: MASPATGDSDQVLVEANGSTRTLVLNRPKQLNALSSAMVTGLLKCFTSYEEENTVKLLIVKGKGRAFCAGGDVAEVAQSINNDTWKYGADFFHTEFLLNYIIATYSKPQVSLLTGIVMGGGAGVSIHGRFRVATGNTVFAMPETALGLFPDIGASYFLSRLPGFYGEYVGLTGARLDGAEMLACGLATHFVPLNRMPLLEESLKKVDTSDPFAICGIIDQFSQQPSVKGSSAMNRMEIINRCFSKRTVEEIISALEQEAPSVADKLVTAAIQSLRKASPTSLKISLASIREGRLQTVGECLRREYRMVCHVMRGDFSRDFFEGCRAILVDKDRNPKWMPRTLDQVHDGVVAKYFSKVDDPQWEDLNLPTRSSHGRRIVPKL